A genome region from Antarctobacter heliothermus includes the following:
- a CDS encoding ABC transporter permease, with protein MTMATQPQTASRPRRADGMRLPPRGRMSTLMSPITTFYALFLLIPYCYIFWLSLTRYSSSLLYVPDLGLQNYVGILTDGYYLGLLAQTIGLGLFVTLVSLLMGYPLAMRIVAAGKTAKSVLLILTMTPLLVNVVVRTYAWLVLLGDNGVINKVLSSIGLIDTPLPINGNFISVAIGLVHLSLPLMVLSLVSVMEKLDKGLFEAGESLGASTLKMLVRVHIPLCMQGIGAGSLLVFCTVISAFVTPQLLGGNRFSTISTIIYQKFTFSMNWPVGAALVFVLLALNFAVIMLHGFLFREK; from the coding sequence ATGACCATGGCCACCCAACCGCAAACAGCCAGTCGCCCGCGTCGCGCGGACGGGATGCGACTGCCGCCCCGCGGTCGGATGTCGACCCTGATGTCGCCCATCACGACCTTTTATGCGCTCTTCCTGCTGATCCCCTATTGCTACATCTTCTGGCTGAGCCTGACCCGCTACAGCTCGTCCCTGCTTTATGTGCCCGATCTGGGACTGCAGAACTATGTCGGTATCCTGACCGACGGCTACTACCTGGGCTTGCTGGCCCAGACGATCGGGCTGGGGCTGTTCGTCACGCTGGTCTCGTTGCTGATGGGCTATCCTCTGGCGATGCGGATCGTGGCCGCAGGCAAGACGGCCAAGTCGGTCCTGCTGATCCTGACAATGACGCCGCTGCTGGTGAACGTGGTGGTGCGCACCTACGCTTGGCTGGTGCTGTTGGGCGACAACGGGGTGATCAACAAGGTGCTGTCCTCGATCGGGCTGATCGACACGCCGCTACCGATCAACGGCAACTTCATCTCGGTGGCCATCGGCCTTGTCCACCTCAGCCTGCCGCTGATGGTCCTGAGCCTTGTCAGCGTGATGGAGAAACTGGACAAGGGCCTGTTCGAAGCCGGCGAAAGCCTGGGGGCCAGTACGCTGAAGATGCTGGTCCGGGTGCATATTCCATTGTGCATGCAAGGGATCGGCGCGGGCAGCCTGCTGGTGTTCTGCACCGTCATCAGTGCCTTCGTGACGCCGCAGCTTCTGGGGGGGAACCGCTTCTCGACGATCAGCACGATCATCTACCAGAAGTTCACCTTCTCGATGAACTGGCCCGTCGGGGCGGCCCTTGTCTTCGTGCTGCTGGCTCTGAACTTCGCCGTGATCATGCTGCACGGCTTTCTGTTCCGGGAGAAATGA
- a CDS encoding ABC transporter ATP-binding protein, with protein sequence MFDERNQMTDTKLKPQGVNSLASPEMLKIENVGLRYGDVTALDEINLDVCAREFVALLGPSGCGKTSLLRSIAGFNLPQEGRIVLNGKDVADLQPRQRNIGIVFQNYALFPHMTVRKNVGFGLECRRLSTSEIDTRSLAALDKVRLAEFADRRPRELSGGQQQRVALARAIAFEPSLLLLDEPLGALDKQLRSRMQFELKELQRSLGITAIFVTHDQDEAVAMADRIVVMRDGRIQQIATPYELFARPATAWVGKFIDAGNLLSGEVRADGDRWSVQLPGGFTAGAKAPTGVDRARAKLLLPAHHLEVTTTPEATPYRVVSIRPNGMALDLLIACGELQLRAQLPINRLGDFDVGDSVRLAAAPGGGTWLPDD encoded by the coding sequence ATGTTTGATGAACGAAACCAGATGACGGACACGAAATTGAAACCGCAGGGAGTCAACAGCTTGGCGTCACCCGAAATGCTAAAGATCGAGAACGTCGGGCTACGCTATGGCGATGTGACGGCGCTGGACGAGATCAACCTTGATGTCTGCGCACGCGAGTTTGTCGCTCTGCTCGGGCCCTCGGGCTGCGGAAAGACGTCCTTGTTGCGCTCAATCGCCGGGTTCAATCTGCCGCAAGAAGGCCGCATCGTCCTCAATGGCAAGGATGTGGCAGATCTGCAGCCGCGCCAGCGCAACATTGGCATCGTGTTCCAGAACTACGCGCTATTCCCTCACATGACGGTGCGTAAAAATGTCGGGTTCGGACTGGAATGCCGGCGACTGTCGACAAGCGAGATCGACACGCGTTCCTTGGCGGCGCTCGACAAGGTGCGGCTGGCCGAATTTGCGGATCGTCGCCCGCGCGAGCTGTCCGGCGGGCAACAACAGCGCGTCGCGCTGGCCCGCGCAATCGCCTTCGAACCATCGCTTCTGCTGCTCGACGAACCGCTTGGCGCGCTCGACAAGCAATTGCGCAGCCGGATGCAGTTCGAACTGAAAGAGCTTCAGCGCAGCCTTGGTATCACCGCGATCTTCGTCACCCACGACCAGGACGAGGCCGTGGCGATGGCGGACCGCATCGTCGTCATGCGCGACGGCCGGATCCAGCAAATCGCAACGCCCTACGAGCTGTTCGCCCGCCCCGCGACCGCCTGGGTCGGAAAGTTCATCGACGCCGGCAACCTGTTGTCGGGCGAGGTTCGCGCCGACGGTGACCGCTGGTCCGTTCAACTTCCCGGCGGATTTACAGCCGGGGCGAAGGCCCCGACCGGTGTCGACCGGGCGCGCGCCAAGCTGCTGCTTCCTGCGCACCATCTGGAAGTGACGACGACGCCCGAGGCTACGCCCTATCGGGTGGTCTCAATCCGCCCGAACGGCATGGCGCTCGACCTGCTGATCGCCTGTGGCGAGCTGCAACTGCGCGCGCAGCTGCCGATCAACCGGCTGGGTGACTTCGATGTCGGAGATTCTGTCCGGCTGGCCGCGGCTCCCGGCGGCGGAACTTGGCTGCCCGACGACTGA
- a CDS encoding diaminopimelate decarboxylase family protein encodes MQETEPNWLAGIGGRPDGMAIDETGQLRLGGISADRLVREHGSPLYVTLEQVIRDNVRRLQRALDLHWPTGAELFYAIKTNNCLAIRSILTSEGVGGECFGDVEYRATHESGVPTDRILLNGSDKTERALTAAVAGNSVINIDSLDEIDVLSRLAVPESPVRVNIRLRLAPLGLDRFDASFFKNGGTASESLLAAKWGFSEDAAAEVVARLLCDPKFDLLGYSSHVGRFTSDPAAFGVVGEEIARFAMALRGRTGFWPRVLDLGGGWPRLREPESRVPSANTHDIDAYVAAMTTALRDGLDGKLPCLWLEPGRYLVGNAVVLLGAVTTIRSEADRRWVHVDASTNLLMRIETSRSWYHILPASCMTAPVTGKATIVGPTCVPSVLGADRPMPNLQRGDVVAIPDAGMYAEVLAPQFNGMPRPAGVMVAPDGGVDLVRRREAYDEIFRNHVVPERLAAGGPLT; translated from the coding sequence ATGCAAGAAACAGAACCGAACTGGCTGGCTGGTATCGGCGGACGCCCAGATGGCATGGCCATTGACGAGACAGGCCAGCTGAGGCTTGGCGGAATATCCGCAGACAGGTTGGTTCGGGAGCATGGGTCACCGCTTTACGTCACGCTCGAGCAGGTGATCCGCGACAACGTTCGTCGCCTTCAGCGGGCCCTCGACCTTCACTGGCCAACCGGCGCCGAGCTTTTCTATGCGATCAAGACAAACAACTGTCTCGCCATACGCTCCATCCTAACTTCGGAAGGTGTCGGCGGTGAGTGTTTCGGCGATGTCGAATACCGTGCAACCCACGAGTCTGGCGTCCCAACGGACCGCATCCTTCTGAATGGCAGTGACAAAACCGAGCGGGCGCTGACTGCGGCCGTCGCGGGCAATTCAGTGATCAACATTGACAGCCTGGACGAGATAGACGTCCTGTCGCGTCTGGCCGTGCCAGAGTCGCCGGTGCGGGTTAACATTCGGCTGCGTCTTGCACCACTCGGGCTGGATCGCTTCGATGCCAGCTTCTTCAAGAACGGCGGCACCGCGAGTGAAAGCTTGCTGGCCGCCAAGTGGGGCTTCTCCGAGGATGCCGCGGCAGAAGTTGTCGCGAGGCTCCTGTGTGATCCCAAGTTCGATCTTCTTGGCTATTCCAGCCATGTGGGCCGGTTCACCAGTGATCCTGCTGCCTTTGGGGTTGTCGGAGAAGAAATTGCTCGGTTCGCGATGGCCCTGCGTGGTCGCACCGGGTTCTGGCCCCGCGTGCTGGACCTCGGCGGCGGCTGGCCTCGCCTGCGCGAGCCGGAGTCGCGTGTGCCGTCCGCCAACACCCACGACATAGATGCCTATGTGGCTGCCATGACCACAGCCCTTCGGGACGGTCTCGATGGTAAACTGCCTTGTCTGTGGCTGGAGCCAGGCCGCTACCTGGTCGGCAACGCAGTCGTGTTGCTGGGGGCTGTCACGACGATCAGGTCAGAGGCCGACCGTCGCTGGGTTCACGTGGACGCAAGCACCAACCTTCTGATGCGGATCGAGACAAGCCGCAGCTGGTATCACATCCTTCCTGCCTCCTGCATGACTGCGCCGGTCACGGGCAAGGCCACCATCGTCGGTCCGACCTGCGTTCCCTCGGTCCTGGGGGCGGATCGCCCGATGCCGAATCTGCAACGCGGAGACGTGGTCGCCATCCCCGATGCTGGCATGTATGCCGAGGTGCTGGCGCCGCAGTTCAACGGGATGCCGAGGCCGGCAGGCGTGATGGTCGCACCGGATGGCGGCGTCGACCTGGTGCGCCGACGCGAGGCCTACGATGAAATTTTCCGCAATCACGTTGTTCCCGAACGCCTTGCCGCAGGCGGTCCCCTGACATGA